The Thermococcus eurythermalis genomic sequence AGGCAACGTCTTCTGGGGTTCACTTAGCACCGCCTGGAGGGTTTCCCATCCGTAGGGCAACTCAACCTCATAGCTCTTCGCTCTCATGATATGCCCCCTAAGGGCGTTAAAAAAGCCTAAAAAAGAGTTTCTTGAACTTATGGTTTAGAACCCCCTAATCATCGTACCGGCCCCTCAGGTGCTTTTTTGGAAATATGGGGATGTAAACGGAAAGGGAGAAACAGAAAAGAGAGAATACAGCTCAGTCTTCCACGACGTATATCGGAACCTTACCGTGGGGAATGCCTGCCTTTCCTCCATACCATTCACTGAGGAAGTAGTGCGCAGCTATTAGGAGGGGCACTGCTATCACCAGCAGAATCCACCCGTTTGTTATGCCTACCGCGAACAGTATGAGCATTAAAGCGCCCACTGCGGCCGCTGTGACCGAGTAGGGAATCTGGGTGGCCACGTGGTCAATGTGGTCGCAGCCTGAGAACATGGAGCTCATGATTGTCGTGTCGCTTATCGGGGAGCAGTGGTCGCCGAAGACACCGCCGGCGAAGACAGACGCTATGCTAGCGTAGACCACCGGGCCGAAGCTTCCGCTCAGCTCGTAGGCCAGCGGGACTGCGATGGGCATCATTATGGCGAAGGTTCCCCACGATGTTCCTGTAGTGAACGATATAAACGCCGCCACGAGGAACACGACGAGCGGAACAAGCCCCGGTGAGAGGACGTTCGATGCGACGCTCACAACGTAGTCCGCAGTTCCAACGGCGTCGCAGGCCCTCTTAATGCTCCACGCGAGGATGAGAATCATCATTGCAAAGTGCATCTGCTTCATACCTGCAACTACGGTCTCCTCAACCTCCTTAAGGCTCATAACCTTCATACCGATGACGAGCGCCATTGCGACGACGACCATGCCGAATGAGCCCCAAACGAGCGCCCATGTCGAGTCGGCGTTGGAGAGGACGGCCTGGAAGCCTCCTTCCGCGTAGGTTGCGCTTCCACCGCCGGTGACCCACAGCCCGAGGAAGGTCAGCGCCACCAGCGTTATCACAGGGAGCGCGAATACCCAGACACTTTCCTTTCCTTCGATCGGCATTCCGACGTCGACTTCGGTCGTCATCATTGGCTGTGCGCCGTCGCGGAGAATCTTGCCCGTTGTCCTGGCGCGGTATTCAGCCTTGAGCATCGGGCCGTAGTGCCTGTGGGTAACGGCCACGAGGTAGACAAGGATAATCGCAAGTATTGGGTAAAACCTGTACGGCCAGCTTGCAAACCACGCCGAGTATGCGCTCACGTTGGCCCCGACTTCAGCTATTGCGTCTTTTAGAAGCCCAAGCTCGTACCCTATCCACGTCGAAACTACCGCCAGAACTGCCACCGGCGCGGCTGTGGAGTCGTCAGCATAAGCTAAAAACTCCCTGGAGACCCTCGCCCTGTCGGTTATGGGCCTCATGGTGTTTCCAACGATGATTGTGTTTGTGTAGTCGTCAAAGAAGATTAAGGTTCCAAAAATCGCCGCCATGAGAGAGGCCGCCCTGCTGGTTCTAATTTTCTTGGTGACTGCCTTTGCTATTGCGTTCATTCCGCCCGCTTTGTAAATCAGCGCGACACCTGCTCCAATAAGTGCATCGAAGAGGAGAATCCTCGTGTTCCAGAGGTCGGTGACTATCTGCCCATTCTCTTCCTTTGCAGACGCTATACTGAAAACAATCCACTCCAGCGTCTTTGTAGTTGCGCCTATCGGGTCTCCTCCCGCTACCAGCAGTCCGCCGACCCATACTCCAAAAAACAAAGCGAACAAGACCCTTTTTGTAAGTATTGCCATCCCGATGGCCACGAGGGGTGGCAAAAGAGACAAGATTCCATAGTCGGTCATATTGTTGCCCCCCTATTGCACTAAATGCAACATTCTTTCAATAATATTGCATTCATATCCTATAAAAGGCTTTCTTGACTTTTTTTGGTTAATTGTGGTCATGACAAGCCTTTATAGGTCGAGATAGATTATAAGAGACTATAATTTTAGCACTAATGCAGTTTTTTAGGGCTCATTCCACAAGTATTTTTCCCAATAGATTTGGGGATGTTCTAAAAAATATGAAATAATTGCTCATACTTTCATGACATTTTCCCATTTTTCCTTTGTCTTTTTTAAACAGCCAGGGGGCATCAGCTCCCGCTCCGGGCAGTAGCCGAGCTGTATGCACCTCGGCCCGAGCTTTGCCCACCTTATAATCGGTCTGAGTTCGTCGTTCTTTGCGATTTCTTCGAGCATCTTCCAGGCGACTTCCCTTATCTCCCATTGAGCTCTCTCGCAGAGCCTCAGGCCGAAGAAGTGCTTAAGCTCGCGCAGGTTCATGGTCACGACTATCTTCGTTCTGACTGCCTGCGGAAGAACGAAGCGCGCGTCCTCCTGGTGGACTCCGGCTTCGTAGCTCTCCTCGTAGAGCTCGATGGCTTCGCGCATAAGCTTCCTCCACTTTTCGTAGAGTTCAGGCTTTTCTTTAACGCTCTCTGGGATTACGAAGGTCTCCTCAACGTCATTTGGGTTCAATTTTATATAGCGCATTGATTGCTGGGTGTAGCTCGCTATCCTATGACGGACAAGCTGATGACTACACACACGAGAACAGCCCTCAATCGAGAACGTCAGAACCGCGTGTTCGAGTATTGACTCGTGGCCGTAGCCAAGAACCCTCGGCAGATGCATCTCGACGTCCTTCTCGGTCATTCGCTCGAAGGCCTCACTCTCCCATTCGTCCCAGTAGCTTATAAGGGCCGACCATGTGACGGTTTCAAGGGGCTTTTTCGTATAATTGACGAGCTTGACCTTGATTCCGCCCATATCCAGAATCACCGATGACCTGAAGAAGTCCGCTTTATTAGATTTGCTGTGGGGAAAAAGCTTAGTGGGGTTTCATTAATGTACTCTTTTGGAGGATAAAATATACGTTTGCAAAGGTGCCGACGAGATGGCTTCAAATAATTTCAGGAAAATCGAGAGTCTTCCGACGAAAGGGTTATTAAATTCAGGGGTCAGGTTTAAACGGTGATGCACATGGTGGTTAGCCTTGCCGGAAGAGACCTTCTCTGCCTCCAGGACTTCACGAGGGAGGAGATTGAGACTATTCTCAAGACGGCCGAGATGATGAAGATTTGGAACAAGATTGGAAAGCCGCACCGCGTTCTTGAGGGCAAGACCCTCGCCATGATATTCCAGAAGCCCTCCACGAGGACGAGGATTTCCTTCGAGGTGGGAATCTACCAGCTCGGTGGCTACGGCCTCTACCTCAACGCCAACGATTTACAGCTCAGGCGCGGTGAGACCATAGCCGACACCGCGCGCGTCCTCAGCAGGTACGTTGACGGAATAATGGCCCGCGTCTTCGACCACAAGGACGTTGAGGACCTCGCCAAGTACGCGAGCGTCCCGGTCATCAACGGTCTGTCCGACTTCTCCCACCCGTGCCAGGCTCTGGCCGACTACCAGACCATACTCGAGAAGAAGGGCAGGATTCAGGGCCTCAAGATAGTCTACGTCGGTGACGGAAACAACGTGGCTCATTCCCTCATGATAGCCGGAACCAAGCTTGGAGCGAACGTCGTCGTTGCAACTCCAGAGGGCTTCGAGCCTGACGAGAAGGTCATCAAGTGGGCCGAGCAAAACGCGGCCGAGAGCGGTGGCTCGTTCGAGCTCCTCCACGACCCGGTTCAGGCTGTTAAAGATGCTGACGTCATCTACACCGACGTCTGGGCGAGCATGGGTCAGGAAGCCGAGGCAGAGGAGAGGAGAAAGATATTCCAGCCCTTCCAGGTGAACAAAGAGCTCGTCAAGCACGCCAAGCCCGACTACATCTTCATGCACTGCCTCCCCGCCCACAGGGGTGAGGAAGTTACTGACGACGTCATAGACAGCCCGAACAGCGTCGTCTTCGACCAGGCCGAGAACAGGCTCCACGCCCAGAAGGCTGTTATGGCCCTCGTCATGGGCGGGATAAAAGTTTGAAGCTCTTCTTCTCTTTTTGACTATCAATTGAAAGTTTTTCGCCCGCTGTGAAAGCGGTCTTTCATAAACCGTGCAATTTATGAAAGTGGTCTTTCACAAAAGGTGCAGTTTGTGAAAGTCTGGTTTCACAAACGAAGAACCTTTTAAACCTCTGCTCCAACCTTCCCCCCATGCTCGAAAAGCTGTTCAGTCTCGGCTATTCCAAGGCCTTTGCGGAGCGCTATTACGAACTGTGGGGTGAGCGGGCACTGGCGATTGCTGAGGCTATGGAGAAACCCCTGCCGAGATGCTTCCGCGTGAACACGCTCAGGATAGAGGTTCCCAGGCTAACCAAGCTCCTCAACAAGAAAGGCTTCCAGTTTAAGAGGGTTCCCTGGGCGAGGGAAGGATTCTGCCTCACGCGCGAGCCGTTCTCGATTACATCAACGCCCGAGTATCTGAGCGGTCTCCTCTACATTCAAGAGGCCAGCTCGATGTATCCTCCCGTGGCGCTCGAACCGAAGCCCGGTGAAGTCATTGCGGACATGGCGGCGGCACCTGGGGGTAAAACTTCCTATCTCGCCCAGCTCATGGAGAACGAGGGAATAATCTACGCCTTTGATGTTGGAGAAGACAGACTGAAGGAGACCCGCCTGAACCTCTCGCGTCTTGGCGTCACCAACACCGTCCTCTTCCACAAGTCGTCGCTTCACATAGATGAGCTCGGCGTTGAGTTCGACAAAATCCTCCTCGACGCCCCGTGTACGGGCTCCGGCACAATCCACAAAAACCCGGAGAGAAAGGCGAACCGGACGATGGACGACATAAAGTTCTGCCAAGGCCTCCAGATGCAGCTCCTTGAAAAGGGCTTAAGTGCCCTCAAGAAGGGCGGAGTCCTCGTCTACTCGACCTGTTCCCTTGAGCCCGAGGAGAATGAGTTCGTAATCCAGTGGGTTCTGGACAACTTTGACGTTGAGCTCCTCCCACTCCGCTACGGCGAGCCCGCGCTGACGAGGCCATTTGGAATCGAGCTGAGCGAGGAGATAAAGAAGGCGAGGCGCTTTTATCCCGACAGGCACGGGACGAGCGGGTTCTTCGTGGCAAAGATTAAGAAACTTGAGTAGCTGTCTAATCCTTCGACTCTAAGGCAAGTTTTTCATCAAGCTCCCGTAACCTTTCAATGACGTCCTCGCTCAGGTTCTTCTCCAGCTCTTCCCTCGCGGCCTTGGCAAGCTCGAACTTTGAGTCGTACTTCCCGAGGGCCGTCCAGTGGATTTTCTTCCCCTCTACAAAGACGTCTATGTCGCAGAGGCGCTTGTAGCCGTGGTATTCGAGGCCTTTGAGCAGGAACTTGACCCGCTCCGGCTTCTCCCAGGTTAAGAGCTTAAGCTTGTAAACGGGGATGCGCATGAGGGGTCTCGGGTAGTCCCAGTCCCAGCCTTCCCCGACGATAAAGCCCAGGTCTAGGTCTTCAATCACCATCATGAGGCGCTCTACGTTCTCCTCGTAGCGTTTTGAGGTGTCGTAGATTTTAATCGTAATCTCTTTCCACTCCGGCATCAGTTTCAGCAGCAGGATAGGTGCATCAAGGCTCAGCTCCCGGTAGACTTCTAGGAAGTCCCTGCGGATGAGGACTGCGCCCTCAATGTCCTCCGGCCCTATTGGAGAGTTCAGCTTCTTCCTTGTCAGGCCTATTATGGTGTCTCCAGCTTCGCCCTCGTCGAAGGCCGTTCTTATATCCATTATCTCCCCGCCGTACTTTTCAGCGATGAGCCTCAGTCCTTCCTCAATCTTGTCCGGGACGCGCATCAGTATCAGTGTGCTCTCCACGTGGACTTTCTCAACGGGAAGTTTGCTGTTGATTATCCTGCTCAGGACAACGGGGGCGTGGTGTCTTACCAGAAATGCCTGTTTAGGGGGAATCGTTTCCTTTTTCCACTCCTCGGTCACAAAGACCACGGTTTCGAACTCGTTGCTTTTCCTTATTGCCTCATCAGTAGGGATTTCCTCAACACCAAAAATATCCCTGAGAGCAGACCTTACGGCGTCCTCATGGGACGTCCTGAGGAAGATTATCGAGGGCCCAAACCTCAAAACGCGCATCACAGTCCCCTCCACATCTTGTATCCCCTATCAAAGTCCGTCCCGCTCGGATACTTCACACGGTACGTCTCTCCGCTCGGAAGAAGAATGAAGTTAACACCGAGAACCCCGTTCAGTCCCCTCTCTATCAGCTTGAAACTGTGGCCGTAGAGCTTGAAATCTGCCTCTAAGCCCACCACATCTTTCCATGTGTGGCCGAGGGCGAACCTTTTACCCTCTATCTCAACAACAGTTCCTGGCTCAACAACGGAATCCTCAAAGAACTCCCCAACTACCTCCGGGTCGTCCTCGTTGCCTGGGACTATATACAGCACCGCCCCGGAGTTCTTGAGGACTCTCGCCAGCCTTCTCACGGCCCCCACGTAGAGCGGCTTCAGCTCGGGCCTGCGCTCCAGCTTTATGTTGTCGGCAAGGTCGCCCGTGTGGATTATGTAGTCGGGCTCTGTCTTTTCAATCAGGCCGTTGAGGAAGCGGTAAACGCTTTCGGGGGTATCGCTTACGTGCATTATCTTGGTTTCCTCCGTGGAGGACAGTTTTTCCATGACCTTTTTCCGGAAGATTGGGAGTCTTATCGGCATTAAAAGGAAATGGGGGGAGGTCTTATATATACCTTCTCCAAAGTTGATATGGGTGTTACAATGAAGGTTCTCGTTCTCGGTGCCGGAAACGTCGGCAGGGCAATAGCCTGGGATTTGAAAGATGAGTTCGATGTCTACGTCGGAGACGTCAGCGACGAGGGGCTGAACGCCGTCTCAGAGTTTGCAACCCCCATGAAAGTTGATGCCTCCCGCTTTGATTCCCTCGTTGAGGTCATGAAAGGCTTTGAACTCGTTGTAGGGGCGCTCCCCGGCAGGTTTGGATACCAATCGGTGAAGGCCGCCATTAAGGCGGGCGTTGACATGGTTGATGTCTCGTTCATGCCAGAGAACCCGTTAGAGCTCCGCGACGAAGCTGAGAGAGCACAGGTGACAGTTGTATTTGATGCTGGCTTCGCTCCCGGACTGAGCCACATCTTAATGGGACGCATTTGGAACGAGCTCGACGACATGAGAGAGGGATATATCTACGTTGGAGGCCTCCCAAAGGAGCCAAAACCACCACTTTATTACAGAATTACATGGTCACCTAAAGACTTAATTGAAGAATACACCAGGCCAGCGAGGGTCATAAGAAGTGGGAAAGTCACGGCAGTGGACCCGCTCTCAGAAATTAAGACGGTGGAAATTGAGGGGTACACCTTCGAAGCCTTCCCCAGCGACGGCCTGAGGAGCCTGCTTGAGAGCGTGAGAGTGGAAAGGCTTGAGGAGTGGACGCTACGCTGGCCGGGACACCTTGAGAAGATGAAGGTTCTGAGGGAGCTTGGCTTTTTCAAGCCCGAGCACCTCGACAAGACCCTGGGAGTCATAACACCGCTCATGACCTACGAGAGCCCCGACTTCTCCATAATGCAGGTAATGGGGGCAGAGCCCGATAAAGCCATAAGCTACACCCTAATTGATGAGGAACGGGAGTTCACTTCAATGGCCCGCGTTACTAGCTACACTGCCTCCGCTGTTGCGAGGCTCGTCGCTGAGGGGAGTTGCATCTATGGAGTTATCCCACCAGAGATATTGGGAATGAGGATTGATACTTTCAAAAGAATCCTCGACGACCTTGAAGAGAGGGGAATAAAGCCGAGGAGGGAGGGGAATGCTCCACCTGGTAATAGCTGATTCCGAGCTTGAGCTGGTTCCACAGTCAATAGCTGACCACCCAGCAGTGGTGAACTACGCCAAGAGGAGGGGCAAGAAGCCGGAGGAAGTAGTACTCGATAGTAGCTACCACCACTCAGCTCTCAGGAAGCTCAAAGACGGCGACAGGCGGGGCAGACCGGACATAGTGCACATCTGCCTCCTCAACGCCCTTGAGAGCATAGCCAACAAGGAGGGGAAGCTCCGCGTTTATGTTCACACAAGGAACGACGAGGTTATTTACATAAAGCCGGAGACGAGGCTTCCGAGGAACTACAACCGCTTCCTTGGCCTCATGGAGAGTCTCTTCAAGAACAAGGTAGTCCCGCAGGACTTGGAACTCCTCCGCCTCGAAGAGAAGACCCTGAGCGAGCTGGTTGAAGAGATTGGGCCCGATGAAGTCTTTGTCATGCACGAGGGCGGGGAGCTGATGAAACCCCGGGACTTCGGAAAGGTTTTGGCTGGGTTTGAAAATCCTCTAGTCATAGTCGGCGGCTTCCCCCACGGGGACTTCAGGAGCCAGGTTGAGGGGAAGAAAGTCAGCCTCTACCATGAGCCCCTGATGGCCTGGACTGTTGTGAACGAGTTAATCACCAACTTTGAGCATTGGGTTCTTTGAAGAGCGGCAAGGGACTACACAATGTTTTTATATTTTGAGGTTGTTCGCTCCGTGTATCACCACTGAATAATGCCACAATCAACAATAGGGAGGGTAAACCCATGCGGAAAATAAGCTTCCTTATGGCGTTTTTAATCGCGGGCTACATTCTGGGAATATGGAACTTCCTGGTTCTGCCAAAGTACTACATAAACTTCGGACTCAAGGGCTTCATTGTTTCGCTCGTTCCAACCCTGGTTGCGATGTTCCTGATATACAGCGAGGCTGAGAGCACCAAAAAGACCCGTTACCTCATATATGAGTTGTTCTTTAAGATATCCAGAACTCCTGCGCTGATATTCAGCCTTCTGATGTTCCTGCTGGTAATCCTCGGCGTCACCACTTACTATTCCTCCTATGGCCTGGCCCTCATTCTTGGAGTGGGGTCAAAATACATTCCCATTCTCGCAGCTGGAACTGTGGCACTCTCAATCCTGATGCTCCTGCTTGCAAAGGGAAGAACCCTTGAGTTCATCTCAATTTTCTCAATACTCTTTATCCTCTTCGCACTTGTTGCGGCACTCCTAATAAGAAACGGGGCGCTCGCCACGGTTGTCTCCCCGCAGGCGGTTCAGTACATGGAAAACGCTGTTTCCTCAATAACTTCATTCAACATGCCGCTAACGGCAAAGGGAGTAATCTACATGCTCGTTTCGGTGCTCATATCCTTTGGGCTTGGCACCGGGGTCTACTATGTTATAGGTAGCTTCGCTCCAGAGGAGCTTGACCTGAGAAAGGTTCTTGCGGGCGTCTTTGTTCTCCAGATAATCCTGAGCTTCGCCGCCGCTTTCACAGTGGCCTACTCCCTCGGTGCCGCCTACCAGGCGGTTGAAGAGGCCTTCCAGAACCCTGACATTTCGGCAGAGGAGTCCCTGGAGCTCTTCACGAGGTTCGACGACCTCAAGCAGTACACCACAAACAGCGATGCCAGTCCTGTGGACTCCATAGAGGTCTTTTACTCGATACCCACGGTTTTGAAGGGCAACCTATCCAACGATACGACGCTCATAACGCTGCTGATGCTGTCCCTATATCTCGCCGGCCTCACGAGCATAATTGTCCTGATTGAAATGGGTAGTCATATACTTTCTGAGGTCATGCAGCTCAGCAGAAACGGGAGCCTGGGCTTGGTAGGCTTCATCGGAATGATGCTGGCCGCGGCAATGGTTGTCGGCGATATCAGAACTATGTTCGTCGTCGTGCCCTTCTCAGTTGCTACCATTATGGCCGCGATAGAGAGCTATCCGCTTATACCCTCAGAACTGGCACCAAATAAAGGGGCGGTCTTGGCCATTGTTCTTGTACTGCTCCTTAGCGGGCTAGTAACCATTTACTACGCCCTCACGGCCTCTGCAGTGCAGGTCAAGATGGGTGCAGTGCTTGGCCTCGTTCTATTGGTGCCCCTCCTCATGAACAAGGTACTGTTGAAGAGCAGGCGCTGACTCCTCCCTGCCATGAAGGGTGAGGCTTTCAAAAGAAAAATGTAAAGTCTTTTTCGCCCTTTCAAAAATTTTTTAAACGGCTTTCCCAACACAACCCAGAACGCTTATAGGAGGTCTGAAAGATGGGAGACAAGACCAAGGTTCAGGTCAGCAAGCTCAAGCCCGGAAGGTACATAATTATCGACGACGAGCCCTGCAGGATTGTGAACATAACCGTTTCTTCCCCGGGAAAGCACGGTTCCGCCAAGGCAAGGATTGAGGCCGTTGGAATCTTCGACGGCAAGGTCAGGAGCATCGTCAAGCCGACCAGCGCCGAAGTTGACGTCCCGATTATCGACAAGCGCGTCGGCCAGGTCATCGCGATAACCCCAGACACCGTCCAGATTATGGACATGGAGACCTACGAGCTCTATGACGTCCCGATCGAGGGCGGCGTCGAGGAAGAAGTCAAGGACCAGCTCAAGGAAGGCATCACCGTCGAGTACTGGGAGACTCTCGGAAGGATCCAGATCAAGAAGGTTAGGGGCGAGTGAACGGGGGTTTTATTTTCGCCCAATTTTGGTTTTTTCATTAAACAAAACTCATATAAATGGGCTTTTCTTCTGTGGCCACTGGGGGTTGCAATGCCAGATTTCAAAAAGCTGATACTTAGAAAGTTCAACTACATCGCGGGCTCACGGTACGAGGAGATAATGAAGGCATACCGGGAGTTCCTTTTAACTGAAGAAGAAATGGAAATCCCCGTGATTTCGTCGGTTCTCTTGGTCGTTGACAGGTTCTCCGAAAAACCTCCCGATGAAATTTATGATGTTCTGACATCGTATCCAGGAGCCTTCATCAAGGTCACTTACCTGATAGACGGTCGGCTCTGCGCCCTTATCCGGGAAACGCTGGGAGAAGAGGCGGCAAAGAAATTCCGCATAAACGAGAAGAGCATGGGGGAGGAGTTCATTAGGGACATTTCAGGAAGATTGTCCCAGCTTGGGGTCAACTTCAGCTCGGAGATACTCTTTGAGGACAAGGCGTCCTTTGTGGAGGACGCCATTGAAAACTACGATTTGCTCGTGATTTCGAAGCATTTCGGTTCCGAGGGTCTCAAAACTTACAACATAACCCCCCTGGCCTTTAGGATAGTCCAGAGAATCGAAAAGCCGGTAATACTCTATTAGAGGTGGTACACATGAACACCCCAGAGATTATAGCGCTGTCGGTGTTCCTGGGCACCTATGCCTTCATAATAACCGAGAAAATCCACAGAACGGTTGCCGCAATGGCAGGTGCGTCGGTCGTTCTCTTAACGAACGTAGTCCCCTGGGAGAAGGTTCCAGAGTACCTCGACCTCGACACGATACTGCTCCTAGCCGGTATGATGGTGGTCGTCAACGTTGCGCGGGAAAGCGGACTTTTTGAATACATCGCCATAAAAACCGCCAAGTTCTCGAAGGGAAAGCCGATGCGCGTCCTCCTGCTCTTTTCGGTGGTCACAGCGGTCGTTAGTGCGTTCTTAGATAACGTTACAACCGTTTTGCTCCTCACACCCATGCTGATATACATAACGA encodes the following:
- a CDS encoding Na+/H+ antiporter NhaC family protein, translating into MTDYGILSLLPPLVAIGMAILTKRVLFALFFGVWVGGLLVAGGDPIGATTKTLEWIVFSIASAKEENGQIVTDLWNTRILLFDALIGAGVALIYKAGGMNAIAKAVTKKIRTSRAASLMAAIFGTLIFFDDYTNTIIVGNTMRPITDRARVSREFLAYADDSTAAPVAVLAVVSTWIGYELGLLKDAIAEVGANVSAYSAWFASWPYRFYPILAIILVYLVAVTHRHYGPMLKAEYRARTTGKILRDGAQPMMTTEVDVGMPIEGKESVWVFALPVITLVALTFLGLWVTGGGSATYAEGGFQAVLSNADSTWALVWGSFGMVVVAMALVIGMKVMSLKEVEETVVAGMKQMHFAMMILILAWSIKRACDAVGTADYVVSVASNVLSPGLVPLVVFLVAAFISFTTGTSWGTFAIMMPIAVPLAYELSGSFGPVVYASIASVFAGGVFGDHCSPISDTTIMSSMFSGCDHIDHVATQIPYSVTAAAVGALMLILFAVGITNGWILLVIAVPLLIAAHYFLSEWYGGKAGIPHGKVPIYVVED
- the thyX gene encoding FAD-dependent thymidylate synthase, which translates into the protein MGGIKVKLVNYTKKPLETVTWSALISYWDEWESEAFERMTEKDVEMHLPRVLGYGHESILEHAVLTFSIEGCSRVCSHQLVRHRIASYTQQSMRYIKLNPNDVEETFVIPESVKEKPELYEKWRKLMREAIELYEESYEAGVHQEDARFVLPQAVRTKIVVTMNLRELKHFFGLRLCERAQWEIREVAWKMLEEIAKNDELRPIIRWAKLGPRCIQLGYCPERELMPPGCLKKTKEKWENVMKV
- the argF gene encoding ornithine carbamoyltransferase, with amino-acid sequence MVVSLAGRDLLCLQDFTREEIETILKTAEMMKIWNKIGKPHRVLEGKTLAMIFQKPSTRTRISFEVGIYQLGGYGLYLNANDLQLRRGETIADTARVLSRYVDGIMARVFDHKDVEDLAKYASVPVINGLSDFSHPCQALADYQTILEKKGRIQGLKIVYVGDGNNVAHSLMIAGTKLGANVVVATPEGFEPDEKVIKWAEQNAAESGGSFELLHDPVQAVKDADVIYTDVWASMGQEAEAEERRKIFQPFQVNKELVKHAKPDYIFMHCLPAHRGEEVTDDVIDSPNSVVFDQAENRLHAQKAVMALVMGGIKV
- a CDS encoding NOL1/NOP2/sun family putative RNA methylase; its protein translation is MLEKLFSLGYSKAFAERYYELWGERALAIAEAMEKPLPRCFRVNTLRIEVPRLTKLLNKKGFQFKRVPWAREGFCLTREPFSITSTPEYLSGLLYIQEASSMYPPVALEPKPGEVIADMAAAPGGKTSYLAQLMENEGIIYAFDVGEDRLKETRLNLSRLGVTNTVLFHKSSLHIDELGVEFDKILLDAPCTGSGTIHKNPERKANRTMDDIKFCQGLQMQLLEKGLSALKKGGVLVYSTCSLEPEENEFVIQWVLDNFDVELLPLRYGEPALTRPFGIELSEEIKKARRFYPDRHGTSGFFVAKIKKLE
- a CDS encoding metallophosphoesterase family protein; its protein translation is MPIRLPIFRKKVMEKLSSTEETKIMHVSDTPESVYRFLNGLIEKTEPDYIIHTGDLADNIKLERRPELKPLYVGAVRRLARVLKNSGAVLYIVPGNEDDPEVVGEFFEDSVVEPGTVVEIEGKRFALGHTWKDVVGLEADFKLYGHSFKLIERGLNGVLGVNFILLPSGETYRVKYPSGTDFDRGYKMWRGL
- a CDS encoding saccharopine dehydrogenase family protein — its product is MKVLVLGAGNVGRAIAWDLKDEFDVYVGDVSDEGLNAVSEFATPMKVDASRFDSLVEVMKGFELVVGALPGRFGYQSVKAAIKAGVDMVDVSFMPENPLELRDEAERAQVTVVFDAGFAPGLSHILMGRIWNELDDMREGYIYVGGLPKEPKPPLYYRITWSPKDLIEEYTRPARVIRSGKVTAVDPLSEIKTVEIEGYTFEAFPSDGLRSLLESVRVERLEEWTLRWPGHLEKMKVLRELGFFKPEHLDKTLGVITPLMTYESPDFSIMQVMGAEPDKAISYTLIDEEREFTSMARVTSYTASAVARLVAEGSCIYGVIPPEILGMRIDTFKRILDDLEERGIKPRREGNAPPGNS
- a CDS encoding 16S rRNA methyltransferase — translated: MLHLVIADSELELVPQSIADHPAVVNYAKRRGKKPEEVVLDSSYHHSALRKLKDGDRRGRPDIVHICLLNALESIANKEGKLRVYVHTRNDEVIYIKPETRLPRNYNRFLGLMESLFKNKVVPQDLELLRLEEKTLSELVEEIGPDEVFVMHEGGELMKPRDFGKVLAGFENPLVIVGGFPHGDFRSQVEGKKVSLYHEPLMAWTVVNELITNFEHWVL
- a CDS encoding sodium-dependent transporter — translated: MRKISFLMAFLIAGYILGIWNFLVLPKYYINFGLKGFIVSLVPTLVAMFLIYSEAESTKKTRYLIYELFFKISRTPALIFSLLMFLLVILGVTTYYSSYGLALILGVGSKYIPILAAGTVALSILMLLLAKGRTLEFISIFSILFILFALVAALLIRNGALATVVSPQAVQYMENAVSSITSFNMPLTAKGVIYMLVSVLISFGLGTGVYYVIGSFAPEELDLRKVLAGVFVLQIILSFAAAFTVAYSLGAAYQAVEEAFQNPDISAEESLELFTRFDDLKQYTTNSDASPVDSIEVFYSIPTVLKGNLSNDTTLITLLMLSLYLAGLTSIIVLIEMGSHILSEVMQLSRNGSLGLVGFIGMMLAAAMVVGDIRTMFVVVPFSVATIMAAIESYPLIPSELAPNKGAVLAIVLVLLLSGLVTIYYALTASAVQVKMGAVLGLVLLVPLLMNKVLLKSRR
- a CDS encoding translation initiation factor IF-5A produces the protein MGDKTKVQVSKLKPGRYIIIDDEPCRIVNITVSSPGKHGSAKARIEAVGIFDGKVRSIVKPTSAEVDVPIIDKRVGQVIAITPDTVQIMDMETYELYDVPIEGGVEEEVKDQLKEGITVEYWETLGRIQIKKVRGE